TGTTATTGTTGGATGTGGAGTTGATATTAGGTCCGGGGAATTGGCCGTTGATGAGAATGCCTTGTTGGGGAACGCCCAAGGGAGAGATGGTGCCATAAGTGATGTTCcatgtgaagaagaaatatggGTCTTCACCTCGAACCATCGACATTGTTGCAGCCGAAAGGCAGAGTAACACAGTAAACATCATTGTAGCCATCGTTAACtccccttttttctttgatttcttttcttattgcTGTCAAATCGGTGCTTTTGTTCTCGGAGTAGACTATATATCTAAAGACATAagattgattattattttgtttctctgTTCTAGCCCTTCCAATCCCTTCGTTTATAAACCCATTAGAAGTCAATTTCTGTACCATTCACACTGCTACTTTTGCTCTCTAACCTCTCCCTTTTTCTAGCCTTGCATATTTCCCTACCCCTCGtttataacaaaagaaaaaatgccAACACCACTCTTCAAATTTAATGTTCCCTTCCATAAATTAGTGGTTGACTCTCCCGAGAATGTGGATTAAAAACCACAGGTGGggcaattattttttaactacCACTCCATTCTAATTCACTAATTGAAAAGCtcattatttcatatttatctcGAAATTTTAGTGTCCTAATTTTAGAACTAATACATTCTGATTGAAATTGTTTGCATGTTgattgcttttattttaatattgtgaTCACAAagttgttaatatatatttttaatttaatcttataTATGATTTAGGTGGATAACCGGGTGATTTTAAACCAAatgttattattgatattttgaaataacaaaGTCGAGAAAAAACATGATATAAACTAAAGAGACAATTAGAAGTGCCTAGTAAGGGGTTGTTTGGGCCAAGCACAAGCTCGTTGTCGAGGTCGAGGCTGTTTTAAGACCAAGCTTTGCCGAATGTTGGATGGAGCATATTTTACGCATGCCCACTTTTCAATATATTGCCCGAACAAGAACATCGATCGACCTTCCCTATTTGTCATGCTTTGAACCATTCAACTTAAAAGATAACATACATATGAGCTACAACTATGAAACTCATATGCTAGTTTTAGTTGGACAAAGATAAGCTTTATATCAAATCCCCTATAAATACACTCCATTATGACTACACGATGTAACTTAcacttttgactttttttttttaattttattttataattctctTACTTGATATAGGCATCATAactctttccttttcctaaAGTCACGTACACTTTAGGTCTTGTTTTGACCTCTTAAACCTACCTCATGTACTTTAGatttagaattaaatttagaattgaCTTGCTTCAATCTAACCTTTAGtgtgttattttctttcatgaGATTTCTACTTGGGTCCAATATTACTCATTGgacaaattaaataactatGATGTGCTTGATATGTGTGTGCCCGCACATAGAAGCGAGTCTTCTTCAATTGTGCAAGTGCAGTTGGACTTATTTTGTATTGCCTtacaaatttgtatttaaatacaataatcatttttctatttttgctcCACATTCATAATAAACAAGTATCTCATATATCTTTCACTtcacataataataaaactacagAAAATTCTCCACATTTCAACCATGgctctcaaaatttcaaagttttactttcacatttaaatattaaattttatttcaaaataagttttcGGTCGAAGTCTTTTGTTACAGTCGATGAGAGAAATGTAATGACAGTGACTTGTAAATAGTAAGACGTGGGAAAAGTAAGCacattatatttgaattatattccTATATCTTATCATGTCTTTATGGttcaaaagtttcattttataCGTCGACTAAGACATatgtaaacaaaatttgacAAGAAACTGAGACCCTCTTTGTGGTATTTATGTTCTGATTATAAACAAAGCTTTGGAATAGGGAGCATTTGAATCTATATTCCCCAAGCCAAGGTTGCAGCTTCCAATAGCCAAATATAGGAGCTGCACTTGACCTCGAGCCTCTACAACACAACAGGGCCATGCTCtgtcttttactttttcatggAACCACCACCTATGGATGTTCCATAAGAACATCTCTCAATCTTGGCTGCTCCGCTCTAAATAACTCTTCACGAAAAGCTCTTCGAAGGAAAGGTATTTGCATTTTTCTGGTCCCTCTCATGCAGCTCAGGTCTCCAGACAAGATCTGAACCACCTGCATATCACATGTTTGGACAGTAATTGTTCTTGGACTTTTGGTTTGAATCACAAACATCAGAATTAAAGCAAGCTTCAAATGAACATATCTAATAGATTCGACCAAATCAAACTAACATAAGTACTAAATGCAATATCTAATTCCAACTTAATTggttgttatatatataagaagagtaattaatttgagaataatAAAGACAACATGCCTGACTCATACAAGGTCTCCGAATTGAGGATTGCTGTATGCATAAAGAAGCAGCAAGAAGAACAAGATTCATCTGTCgtgaattataatttattgtaaaagGATCAACAAGTTCTCTCACATTGTTCTTCTTCAGCAACGGCTTTGCCTGATGAAGGTAGAAAAGATCCGAGTTAATCAGTGCCCATCCTTCAGATGATTGAACAAAATTAACTTTGCAACCTTGTTGCATAAAGCGAGTACTCAAGAACTCACCCACAGAACAAGACTTTGCTGAGAGTAATCAAGAGCACGACGTCCAGTAACAAGCTCCAATAGGAGAACTCCAAATGCAAAAACATCAGTTTTTTCATCTACTATACCATGTGATAAATATTCCGGAGGTAAGTAGCTACAAAGACAGGAGGAGGAGGAATAAGTTAAGAGttgatatatatgtaagaCTCACACTACTGGTAAACAAGAGAATGGCATATAAGATTCACAAACCCAAATGTgccttcaaattttgatactATATGATGAGTCCATTGCTTTGGCAGCCACTTTGCAAGCCCGAAATCACAAATCTgttaaacaattatttttggaCTTTAATACCATTTGAGGAGCAGTAAATGATGGAGTAATATGATCTTCATTAAGGTCAGaaacattatattaaatacCTGAGGCTCAAAATCTTGAGTGAGCAAAATGTTAGCGGCTTTAATATCTCTGTGGATAATTCTTCTTTGGCATCCTTCATGTAGATATCTTAAACCCTCTGCGATTCCAATGGCTATTTTATACCGAATGCTCCATTCCAGCTTCTCCTTTAAACCTAGAGAATGGCcaatatgtttaaaattacttgaaaaaatgaaaagaaatatatcatttaGCATAATTACCATGAAGCGTAGAAGCTAAACTCCCATGAGGAAAAAATTCGAGAACTAAATGCATTCCACCTTGGATTCCATAGCCAATTAACTTGGCGGTATTGGGATGGTTGAGGTGGGCCATTATTCCAAGTTCAAGTAAGAAATCACCAACATTCTCATCAAAACTTCCCCTTGTCAGTCTCTTTATGGCCACAACTTGTCCGCTCTTCAAACATCCCCTGTAAACCTCAGCATAACCCCCTTTTCCAATCACATTTTCTacaaccaaaaacaaaaaacacacGTCGTTTACCATTatgctaatattatttaaaaaacat
This is a stretch of genomic DNA from Cucumis sativus cultivar 9930 chromosome 4, Cucumber_9930_V3, whole genome shotgun sequence. It encodes these proteins:
- the LOC101215788 gene encoding receptor-like cytosolic serine/threonine-protein kinase RBK2 isoform X1: MKEKVNSFSPTGVLEDYFRSSGPESTSSELAKPAGSFWRGIFKILGSKSRKPVSKLHPQSVLKLSKRLSNSMRETLHLHFGFDSDVCNFNSPWKNFTLRELEAATNYFSPENVIGKGGYAEVYRGCLKSGQVVAIKRLTRGSFDENVGDFLLELGIMAHLNHPNTAKLIGYGIQGGMHLVLEFFPHGSLASTLHGLKEKLEWSIRYKIAIGIAEGLRYLHEGCQRRIIHRDIKAANILLTQDFEPQICDFGLAKWLPKQWTHHIVSKFEGTFGYLPPEYLSHGIVDEKTDVFAFGVLLLELVTGRRALDYSQQSLVLWAKPLLKKNNVRELVDPFTINYNSRQMNLVLLAASLCIQQSSIRRPCMSQVVQILSGDLSCMRGTRKMQIPFLRRAFREELFRAEQPRLRDVLMEHP
- the LOC101215788 gene encoding receptor-like cytosolic serine/threonine-protein kinase RBK2 isoform X2, with amino-acid sequence MKEKVNSFSPTGVLEDYFRSSGPESTSSELAKPAGSFWRGIFKILGSKSRKPVSKLHPQSVLKLSKRLSNSMRETLHLHFGFDSDVCNFNSPWKNFTLRELEAATNYFSPENVIGKGGYAEVYRGCLKSGQVVAIKRLTRGSFDENVGDFLLELGIMAHLNHPNTAKLIGYGIQGLKEKLEWSIRYKIAIGIAEGLRYLHEGCQRRIIHRDIKAANILLTQDFEPQICDFGLAKWLPKQWTHHIVSKFEGTFGYLPPEYLSHGIVDEKTDVFAFGVLLLELVTGRRALDYSQQSLVLWAKPLLKKNNVRELVDPFTINYNSRQMNLVLLAASLCIQQSSIRRPCMSQVVQILSGDLSCMRGTRKMQIPFLRRAFREELFRAEQPRLRDVLMEHP
- the LOC101215788 gene encoding receptor-like cytosolic serine/threonine-protein kinase RBK2 isoform X3, yielding MKEKVNSFSPTGVLEDYFRSSGPESTSSELAKPAGSFWRGIFKILGSKSRKPVSKLHPQSVLKLSKRLSNSMRETLHLHFGFDSDVCNFNSPWKNFTLRELEAATNYFSPENVIGKGGYAEVYRGCLKSGQVVAIKRLTRGSFDENVGDFLLELGIMAHLNHPNTAKLIGYGIQGGMHLVLEFFPHGSLASTLHGLKEKLEWSIRYKIAIGIAEGLRYLHEGCQRRIIHRDIKAANILLTQDFEPQICDFGLAKWLPKQWTHHIVSKFEGTFGYLPPEYLSHGIVDEKTDVFAFGVLLLELVTGRRALDYSQQSLVLWAKPLLKKNNVVQILSGDLSCMRGTRKMQIPFLRRAFREELFRAEQPRLRDVLMEHP